A window from Podospora bellae-mahoneyi strain CBS 112042 chromosome 1 map unlocalized CBS112042p_1, whole genome shotgun sequence encodes these proteins:
- a CDS encoding uncharacterized protein (EggNog:ENOG503P5R8): MGGASSKPAQNAVRKFPTRAPGSATPSSLTAVRNAAPESTTPPAPSPASRAQAQAVPPKSTTQLAPRPSVTKNESAGRPSPSSKQDSYSANPDKTPSDYPSTAFASRLKQMGAVQPNPTYSPSSIASPLVDASGISQSISGPMFPSAKNNPTLGALENRRRLEEQAKREMEDWGKSTHQGKEFLDIGTIKKIFVLSEQGESDQAIEKQLGLKKGVVAKLGRDFLSIAS, from the exons ATGGGCGGCGCAAGCTCCAAACCAGCACAGAATGCTGTGCGCAAGTTTCCGACCAGAGCTCCAGGATCAGCGACCCCCTCATCTCTCACAGCTGTGAGAAATGCAGCTCCAgaatcaacaacaccaccagcgccatCTCCAGCATCTCGAGCGCAAGCACAGGCTGTACCCCCAAAGTCCACAACTCAACTTGCGCCACGGCCCTCTGTCACGAAGAATGAGT CCGCCGGTCgaccctctccatcttcgaAACAAGATTCCTACTCCGCAAACCCAGACAAGACCCCCTCAGACTACCCATCCACCGCTTTTGCCTCGCGCCTCAAACAAATGGGCGCTGTCCAACCTAACCCAacatactccccctcctcaataGCATCGCCGCTAGTCGACGCTTCAGGCATTTCCCAGTCCATCTCCGGGCCCATGTTTCCCTCGGCGAAGAACAACCCTACTCTTGGAGCGCTGGAAAACCGCAGGCGGCTAGAGGAACAGGCAAAgcgggagatggaggacTGGGGCAAGTCTACTCATCAAGGGAAGGAGTTCTTGGATATCGGCACCATTAAGAAGATCTTCGTCCTGAGTGAACAGGGCGAGTCAGACCAGGCGATTGAGAAACAACTAGGGCTGAAAAAGGGGGTCGTGGCTAAGCTCGGAAGGGACTTTCTCTCCATCGCCTCATGA
- a CDS encoding uncharacterized protein (COG:Q; EggNog:ENOG503P0QB) — translation MASLLPRTASRAARSTTLRPATSLPRNNPLHIPRQTTTIPLPNTTRPFSSSTSLQTDLTQPPYSPPFKDLFTLQNHIILITGGARGLGLTQAAALLSAGAKVHALDLLPPTPEFLSVQQSFPSGALTAHQVDVRDQSALATIVGGIAEKEGKINGLVAAAGIQQETPALEYKKEDVDKMMGVNVTGVFMTAQAVAREMIARKQRGSLVLVGSMSGTVANRGLICPAYNASKAAVVQLARNLAAEWGEHGIRVNSLSPGYIVTAMTAGLFDAFPERRTAWPDANMLKRLSYPEEYRGAAIFLLSEASSFMTGADLRVDGGHCAW, via the exons AtggcctccctcctccccagaacTGCTTCCAGAGCGGCCAGATCCACGACCTTGCGACCTGCCACCTCACTCCCCAGAAACAACCCACTTCATATCCCCCGtcagaccaccaccatcccccttcccaacaccacccgacccttctcctcctccacctccctccaaaCCGACCTAACCCAACCCCCTTACTCCCCGCCGTTCAAAgacctcttcaccctccaaaaccacatcatcctcatcaccggcggCGCCCGCGGCCTAGGCCTAACCCAAGCCgcagccctcctctccgccggCGCCAAAGTCCAcgccctcgacctcctccccccaacccccgagTTCCTCTCCGTCCAGCAGTCCTTCCCCTCTGGCGCCCTAACCGCCCACCAAGTCGACGTGCGCGACCAATCCGCCCTGGCGACCATCGTCGGCGGCATCGcagaaaaggaagggaaaaTCAACGGCCTAGTCGCCGCGGCGGGGATACAACAAGAGACGCCCGCGCTCGAGTACAAAAAGGAAGATGTCgacaagatgatgggggtgaaCGTCACGGGCGTGTTCATGACCGCGCAggcggtggcgagggagatgattgCACGAAAGCAgagggggagtttggtgCTCGTGGGCAGCATGAGTGGGACGGTGGCGAATAGGGGGTTGATTTGCCC GGCATATAACGCCTCCAAGGCTGCGGTTGTGCAGCTTGCGAGAAACCTCGCCGCGGAGTGGGGTGAGCACGGCATCAGAGTTAACTCGCTTTCGCCCGGGTACATCGTCACGGCTATGACGGCAGGCTTGTTCGACGCCTTTCCCGAACGGAGGACCGCCTGGCCGGATGCCAACATGTTGAAGCGACTGAGCTATCCGGAAGAGTACAGAGGCGCGGCCATCTTTTTGCTCAGCGAGGCAAGCAGCTTTATGACTGGGGCTGACTTGAGAGTGGACGGAGGGCACTGTGCTTGGTAA
- a CDS encoding uncharacterized protein (EggNog:ENOG503NUTD; COG:K) gives MESPEFAAGMRSHGANGAGPHKRKRSIIDSSPASLLDNDHDDQDDDHHVTERGDASPEAKGRRLPGVKRACNECRQQKLRCDVVQDPFQGCSRCNRLKLECKIESNFKRIGKRSKHAEMEKEIDKLRRAVQAAKAQGFTVEEDDEAIHSQLQSPVVASQYTHTRNPSLMGSDEAVSSLLHLKRGGSYTIPRIARELDDFRITEEHESLLFSQFFNCYHPFLPFLNPNQTPDQYYQQHPLLYWSIVAVASRRFLPDPTILTKLSGPLTRYLWTTIGEVPQSYYVVKALCLLCTWPLPTSTTSSDPTHILCGVLMKIATGIGLHRPNHINDFSRVAVELNNDGLHDRIKTWAVCNIVAQTIGTGYGQPASTLYDWTLAVRGGESGLFSLGPELEARLQIERFCDKVSKEMYSNASDPRGVAGDEHRAMLMRVYRREFNELQASILSQNLSPIINLHLRAAGLHLRLAGFFDSSKTPAYLDDLMALWRATTSYLDYILEGDSQSQSQCPQEYQYQVRDSYFLQYATNYIQQMLVAAGFALLKLMRSFFAKQIDFERGRNLFHGAIRAIRTTSVIQNDLNWRLAELMVQIWNGARIDAISPSFQANDNPEIDDSLQLKVRCRHSMSLVFDSIWHWREEYQARGRGTLDALKQPTHPDSANESSASSTHLDTTLAPPPHSIPANLGIATSNGALTPSAGGSALGGGGAMLDGLPYGNATTTYDVWDPQHWMLDGLIDFNYTFVPPIDAN, from the exons ATGGAAAGCCCCGAGTTTGCGGCTGGCATGCGGAGCCATGGCGCGAACGGCGCTGGTCCTCACAAGCGGAAACGGAGCATCATCGACAGCAGCCCGGCTAGTCTGCTGGACAacgaccacgacgaccaAGACGACGACCACCATGTCACCGAGCGTGGTGATGCCTCCCCCGAGGCCAAGGGCCGCCGCCTACCCGGTGTCAAGCGTGCCTGTAATGAGTGCCGCCAGCAAAAG CTGCGCTGCGATGTCGTCCAGGATCCCTTTCAAGGCTGCTCCAGGTGCAACCGCCTCAAACTCGAGTGCAAGATCGAGTCCAACTTCAAACGCATTGGCAAAAGGTCGAAGCAtgccgagatggagaaggagatcgaCAAGCTACGTCGTGCCGTGCAGGCGGCCAAGGCCCAGGGCTTTacggttgaggaagatgatgaggctATCCACTCGCAGCTGCAGTCCCCCGTCGTCGCCAGCCAGTATACGCATACCCGCAATCCGTCTCTGATGGGTTCTGACGAAGCTGTGTCATCCTTGCTCCATCTTAAAAGGGGCGGCTCCTATACGATACCTCGCATTGCCCGCGAGCTTGACGACTTTCGAATCACAGAAGAACATGAAAGTCTGCTGTTCAGCCAGTTCTTCAACTGCTATCATCCATTCTTACCATTTCTGAATCCAAACCAGACACCAGACCAATACTATCAACAGCACCCGTTACTGTATTGGTCCATCGTTGCGGTTGCGAGCAGGAGGTTTCTGCCCGatcccaccatcctcacTAAACTCTCGGGTCCCCTGACAAGATATCTCTGGACAACCATCGGAGAGGTTCCACAGAGCTACTACGTTGTCAAGGCGTTATGTCTGCTCTGCACATGGCCGTTGCCTACCAGCACTACATCATCCGACCCCACGCACATCCTTTGCGGGGTGCTGATGAAGATTGCCACCGGCATCGGACTGCACCGGCCCAACCACATCAACGACTTTTCTCGAGTCGCCGTCGAACTCAACAATGATGGCCTGCACGACCGTATCAAGACTTGGGCAGTGTGCAATATTGTTGCACAGACGATTGGTACAGGGTATGGTCAGCCGGCTTCGACGCTGTACGACTGGACGTTGGCTGTTCGCGGCGGCGAATCAGGACTTTTCTCTTTGGGGCCCGAGCTGGAGGCAAGGCTGCAAATAGAACGCTTCTGCGACAAGGTATCCAAAGAGATGTATAGCAATGCCAGCGACCCCAGAGGTGTCGCGGGCGACGAACACCGCGCCATGTTGATGCGTGTGTATCGTCGCGAGTTCAACGAGCTCCAGGCTTCCATTCTGTCACAgaacctctcccccatcatTAATCTTCACTTGCGGGCAGCAGGTCTTCATCTCCGCCTGGCTGGCTTCTTTGACTCCAGTAAAACACCCGCGTACCTGGACGACCTGATGGCTCTTTGGcgggccaccaccagctaTCTTGACTACATTCTGGAGGGCGATTCGCAATCGCAGTCGCAATGTCCCCAAGAGTATCAGTACCAAGTCCGCGACTCCTATTTCCTTCAATATGCTACCAACTACATTCAGCAAATGCTGGTCGCAGCCGGGTTCGCTTTGCTCAAACTTATGCGATCCTTCTTCGCTAAACAGATCGACTTTGAGCGGGGCAGAAACCTGTTCCACGGCGCCATTCGAGCCATCAGAACCACCAGCGTGATTCAAAACGACTTGAACTGGCGGTTAGCCGAACTGATGGTGCAAATTTGGAACGGCGCTCGTATCGACGCCATCAGCCCCTCATTCCAGGCCAACGATAACCCAGAGATCGACGACAGCTTGCAGCTAAAAGTCCGGTGCCGCCATAGTATGAGCTTGGTATTTGACTCCATTTGGCATTGGCGAGAAGAGTACCAAGCAAGAGGTCGGGGTACGCTCGATG CTCTCAAGCAGCCTACGCATCCTGATTCAGCTAATGAATCATCAGCCTCTTCGACTCATCTCGACACCACTTtagctcctccaccgcacAGCATCCCCGCAAACTTGGGAATCGCAACGTCGAACGGCGCCCTCACGCCCAGCGCAGGCGGTTCCGCcctcggtggtggcggtgccaTGCTGGACGGTTTGCCCTATGGCAACGCTACCACCACCTATGATGTCTGGGATCCACAGCACTGGATGCTGGACGGCTTGATCGACTTCAACTACACTTTTGTCCCTCCCATCGATGCTAATTAG